In Hermetia illucens chromosome 1, iHerIll2.2.curated.20191125, whole genome shotgun sequence, one genomic interval encodes:
- the LOC119655065 gene encoding UDP-glucosyltransferase 2-like has translation MCIEHFTRLNKSGNRKLNASDCTQNENIIQQKLRVIITISAANFLVVLSLTAAGEPAKILGLFATYSKSHLISHKSIMEPLIERGHDVTIVTTLPLKDSAKRYRHIQVSVPPTPKELISGYVNTSKSAYGFLQNTLKGIEFSLEYNNLTLHDPQMRRLMGEETFDLVVFGEFFNTFQIGVAAHFKCPIVMTFTHRPMKVVNDIIGNPLEVTYVPELFMEAAQPLGFLDRVKNLLMVLLMNISFGPYLDYRMENLYKYNFPPEKYPTYNEMLKNVSLILTCSHFSGGIIRPNVPAIVEIGGIQVKPKPNPLPKDIKQFLDGTSKYGAVYLSLGTIVRSADMNSETIKIFYKVLSGLKQRVIWKWEENAPPGKASNILFRKWLPQDYILAHPNIKLFITHGGHGSVVESEYHGVPMVGTPLFADQFSNMDAVQKAGHGLTLGKGKITAENLKSTVEEVLHNPTYRNKVQAFSRIYRDRPMSPRDTAAYWIEYVIRHRGAKHMQSPAVHMNFIQLYGLDVFGFLFAIFSVIFKTLAFMFRKVIHLLFGIKCSNQNKNSSKQKKN, from the exons ATGTGTATTGAACACTTTACAAGATTAAACAAGTCCGGAAATCGGAAACTGAATGCTTCAG ATTGTACTCAAAACGAGAACATAATTCAGCAAAAATTACGCGTTATTATTACTATTTCGGCTGCTAATTTTTTAGTCGTTTTATCATTGACAGCAGCGGGCGAACCAGCTAAAATCCTAGGCTTGTTCGCAACGTACAGTAAATCGCATCTTATCAGTCACAAATCCATCATGGAACCGTTGATTGAGCGAGGACATGATGTGACAATCGTAACAACATTGCCATTGAAGGATTCGGCCAAACGCTATCGTCATATACAAGTAAGTGTTCCACCAACACCCAAGGAACTTATATCAGGATATGTGAACACTTCGAAAAGTGCTTACGGATTCCTGCAGAATACGCTGAAAGGAATCGAGTTTTCCTTAGAATATAACAATTTAACTTTGCATGATCCGCAAATGAGGCGTCTTATGGGAGAGGAGACTTTCGATTTGGTTGTGTTTGGTGAATtctttaatacttttcaaattggtgtcgctgctcaTTTCAAATGCCCGATTGTTATGACCTTTACACATCGGCCAATGAAAGTAGTTAATGATATCATTGGTAATCCTTTAGAGGTAACTTACGTTCCTGAGCTTTTTATGGAAGCTGCACAGCCGCTTGGCTTCTTGGACCGAGTTAAGAATCTTTTGATGGTGCTCCTGATGAATATCAGTTTTGGGCCATACCTAGATTACAGAATGGAAAATCTCTACAA GTATAATTTTCCACCAGAAAAATATCCAACTTATAATGAAATGTTGAAGAATGTTTCGCTCATATTAACCTGCAGTCACTTCTCAGGAGGTATTATAAGACCGAATGTTCCAGCTATTGTGGAAATTGGGGGAATTCAAGTCAAACCGAAACCGAATCCTTTACCAAAG GATATCAAGCAATTCCTGGATGGCACTTCTAAATATGGAGCAGTGTATTTAAGCCTTGGTACGATTGTCCGCAGTGCTGATATGAATTCAGAAACAATCAAAATCTTCTACAAAGTTCTTTCTGGATTAAAACAACGTGTTATATGGAAATGGGAAGAAAACGCACCTCCTGGCAAAGCATCTAATATTTTATTCAGAAAGTGGCTTCCTCAGGATTACATTCTAGCCCACCCTAACATTAAACTATTCATAACTCATGGAGGACATGGCAGCGTAGTAGAATCGGAGTATCACGGAGTGCCAATGGTTGGTACCCCACTTTTCGCTGATCAGTTTTCAAACATGGATGCCGTACAGAAAGCTGGCCACGGTCTAACCCTAGGAAAAGGAAAAATCACTGCTGAGAATTTGAAATCCACTGTTGAGGAGGTTCTGCATAATCCCACTTACAGGAACAAAGTTCAGGCGTTTTCTCGAATTTATCGAGATAGGCCCATGAGCCCCAGAGACACAGCCGCTTATTGGATAGAATACGTTATTAGACATAGAGGTGCTAAGCATATGCAGAGTCCAGCTGTTCATATGAACTTCATTCAGCTGTATGGTCTCGATGTGTTTGGATTTTTGTTTGCGATATTTTCCGTTATATTTAAGACTTTAGCTTTTATGTTTAGAAAAGTTATTCACCTACTTTTTGGAATAAAATGTAGCAATCAGAATAAGAATAgtagcaaacagaagaaaaattag